The window CAAGCTCCGGCGCACCCGCGGCCCCGAGGGCGCCCGGCTGTACGCCCGCTCCCAGTCCGAGGCGATCGAGCGCGCGGCCGGGATCGTCGAGGAGCTGGGCATCGACTGCGCGTGGGAGACCCGGAGCGCCTACACCTACGCGTGCGACACGGGCCGGGTGGACGAACTGCGCGCCGAGGCGCGGGCGGCCGCCGAGGCCGGGCTGCCCGCCTCGTTCGTGACGGAGACCGGGCTGCCCTTCCCGGTGGCGGGCGCGGTCCGGGTCACCGGGCAGGCGCAGTTCCACCCCCGCAAATACCTGCTGGCGCTCGCCGCCGACCTGGTCGAACACGGCGGGCGGATCTACGAGGACACCGCCGTCCTCGGCCTGGACGAGGGCGAGCCGTGCCGGCTGTCCACCACGACCGGGGCGACGGTCAGGGCCCGGGACGTCGTCGTGGCGACGCACTACCCGATCTTCGACCGGGCCCTGCTGTTCGCCCGGCTGTCGCCGCGCCGCGAGCTGGTCGTGGCCGGGACGATCCCCGCGGACCAGGACCCCGACGGCATGTTCATCACGCCCGACGAGGGCATCCGCTCGGTGCGCACGGCTCCGCACGAGGGCGACCGGCGGCTGCTCGTCGTCACCGGCGAGCACTTCACCCCGGGCACCGGCGACCCACGGGCCCGCTTCGCACACCTCACCGCCTGGGCCAGGGAGCACTTCCCCGACCTGGACGTCACCCACCGCTGGGCCACGCAGGACACCGACCCCACCGACACCGTGCCGCTGGTGGGCCCGCTGCACCCGGGCGCGCGGCACACGTACGTGGCCACCGGCTTCGGCGGCTGGGGCATGAGCGGCGGCATGATGGCGGGCCGCCTCCTCGCGGCGCAGATCACGGGCGAGGAGTGCGCGTGGAGCGGGCTGTACGACCCGCGCCGGCTGCGTCCGGCCGTGCGGGAGGCGCCGTCGTTCCTCAGGACGCAGGCCAAGGTCGCCGGCCACTTCGTGGGCGACCGGTTGCGGCCGGTGCCGCCCGTGGAGGCCCTGCCGCCCGGCGAGGGCGCCGTGGTCCGCGCCGACGGCCACCGCCTCGCGGTCTACCGCGACGACGACGGCTCCCTGCACGCCGTCTCCGCCCGCTGCACCCACCTGGGTTGCCTGGTCGCCTTCAACGGCGCCGAGCGCGCCTGGGAGTGCCCCTGCCACGGCTCCCGCTTCGACACGGACGGCAAGGTGATCCAGGGCCCGGCGACCAAGCCGCTGGAGCGGCGGGACATCTGACGGCCGGGTGACACCCGAAGCCACGACGCATAAGAGGGCGATTCCACCCATATCTTCATACAGTGATCACACTCTTCCGTCGTGTCACCGCCGCATGCGCCCTGTGCACGGCTCTCGCCGCCTGCGGCACCACCCACCCCCCGCGGGCGGCGACGTCACCGGTGCCCGCTCCACCGCCGAGACCCCCGACCCTGGCCCCGGTCCGGCGGGCCTCACCCCCGTTTTCGAGCACGGCCCCCGCACCCGCGGCAGGACCGTCGCGCTCACCTTCGACGCCGACATGACCGCCGGTCAGGGGGCCCGGGCGGCGGCCGGTGAGCGGTTCGACCACCCGCGGCTGATCTCGACGCTGCGCGCGCTGAAGGTGCGGGCCACCGTGTTCATGACCGGCCGCTGGGCCGAGGAGTACCCCGCCCAGGCCCGCTCCATCGGCCGGGACCCGCTCTTCGAGGTCGCCAACCACTCCTACAGCCACTACGCCTACACCCCGGACTGCTACGGCCTGCCGACCGTGCCCGAGGAGCGGAGGCGGTCGGACGTGGAGCGGGCCTACGCCGCGCTCCGGAAGGCCGGCGTACGGGACCCCCTGCCGTACTTCCGCTTCCCCGGCGGCTGTTACGACCGCCGGGCCCTGAAGGCCCTGGCCCCGACCGGAGTCACCGCCGTGCAGTGGGACGTGGTCGGCGGTGACGCCTTCGAGACGGACCCGGACGTCGTCGCCCGGCAGGTGCTCGACGAGGTGCGGCCCGGCTCGGTCGTCGTCCTGCACTGCACCCGCAGCGCCGCCCCGGCGACCGAACGCGCGGTGCGGACGATCGTCCCGGAGCTGCGCCGCAGGGGCTTCCGGTTCGTCAAGGTGTCCGAGCTGATCGAGGCCGTGGGCAACCGCCCCTGACCGTCCTACGCTGGACATATGAACGACAACGACTACTGCCTGATCGCCCCGACCAGGCCACCCCGGGCGGAGGGCCCGCCCTACGCCGAGTGCGTGCTGTGCCGCAAGCCCACGGAGTACCCGGAGTCGTACAAGGGCATCACCCTCTGCCCGGTCTGCGAATGGCAGGAGGCCCAGCGCACGGCCTGCTCAGGGTGATCGGCGGGAGGCGAGCGCACCGGCCAGGGCCAGTGCCCCGGCCGTGACCAGGGCTGCCGCCGCCAGGGGCAGCAGCGGGAGGGAGACGGTGCCCGACCGGGAGCCGGTCACCAGGCCCTGCACCGCCGCCTGTGCCGGGGAGCCGGTGGCCACCAGGGACAGCAGGGCCGCGAGCAGCAGGGCCAGGACGGCACGGCCCCGCGACCGCAGCAACGGCCGGCTCGTGAGCGCCCCGACGGCCGTGCCGAGCAGGGCGCAGGCCAGGGTGGCGAGCAGCCCGGCACCGCAGGCGGGGGCGAGCGGCACCCGGGCTCGGTGGTCCGAGGTGACCGGGTCGCTGAGCAGGGTCACGAGAAGGGTCGTGACGGTACCGAGCGCCGCCGCGCCGGCCAGCGCCACCAGCAAGCAGGCCACATGGGCCCGGGCGGGCCCGACGGCAGCCGCCGCACAGCCGCGCGCGGCCTCCGGCTCGCCCGTGACGCAGATCCGCGCCAGCCAGGCCGCGACGGGCAGCAGCGCGGCGGCGGCGTAGCCGAGCGAGTCGAGCACCGGCTGGCCGCCCTGGATGCTGATGGCGAGGAAGGCGGCGTACAGCAGGAACGGCGGCAGCCAGCGCTGCGAGCGCAGCAGCAGGGCGGCGTGGTAGCGCAGGAGGGCGGTCATCGGCTGCTCCCGGGGGCGTCCGGCTGCGGAGCCACGCGCACCACGTGCCAGGGCGGGCGGGCCGTGAGCAGGGCGCGGAGCAGAAGGTCGGAGTGCGGGGCGGGGACGGTCAGTCGGTAGCCGCCCGGCTCTGTCTCCTCGGCGGAGGCTGCGGTCCGCCGCACGTCGTCGGGGAGGCGCCCGTCCGGCGGACCCTGCACCTCGACCGTGACACACGGTCCGGACGGGAGCGGCTGCGCCACGTCCCACGGGACGAGCGTCCCCTCGCGCACGGTGTACGTCGCGTCCGGCAGGCCCGCGAGGCGGCGCGGGTCGTGGTCGACGAACACCACGGAGCCGCCGGCCGCCGTGCGTTCGGCGACCGCCCGTTCCAACTCCGCGCGGGCATCGCTGTCCAGGCCGGTCCACGCCTCGTCCAGCACCAGCAGCTCGGGGTCCGCCAGCAGGGCCTGCGCGACCGCGACCTTCTGGCTGCTGCCCTTGGACAGCCGGGCCATCGGCGTATCGGCGTACGCGGCGGCCCCGAGGCGCTCCAGCCACTCGCCGGCGGCTCGGGCGGCCGCCGCACGGGACAGACCGTGCACGGTGCCGAGGTGGGTGAGGTAGCCGACGGCCGTGAAGGGCAGGGCCGGCGGGAACCGTTCGGGGACGTACGCCGTGCGCGGCCGGCCGGTGATCCGGCCCTCGCTGGGGGCGTCGATGCCCGCGAGCAGGCGCAGGAGCGTGGACTTGCCGGTGCCGTTGGCCCCTTCGACGCGGACGAGCCGGCCCGGGGCCACCGTCAGGTCGACGCCACGCAGCACCCAGGGGCCGCGCAGGCCGTAGCGGCGGCCCGCGTTCTCCAGGCACAGGTCGGGTCGCATGGGGCCCATCCTGCACGATCTTGCGGCTGGCACACTGGGCTTTGTGAGCGAAGACCCGACGCCCGTGAGCGACAGTCCCTTCCGGTCCGAGACCTCGGTGCGCGACACGGCGCCGCAGTTCGTGCTGCCGTTGGTCGTGCGGATCGAGCGGGGGGATCCGCCGGTGCGTACGGACGCGCTGGAGACGGCCGCGCGGGCGGTGCTGACGATTCTGGGCGACGAGCGGTCGGCCGGGGACGGTGAGTGGGCGCGGGCCATGCGGGACTGGCAGGACGCGCGGATCCGCAAGGTGGTGCGGCGGGCCCGGGGCGCCGAGTGGCGGCGGGCCGAGGCGCTGCCGGGGATCACGGTCACCGGGGAGTCGGCCGAGGTGCGGGTCTTCCCGCCCGTCCCGCTGGACGGCTGGCCCAAGGACCTGGCCCGGCTTCAGGTCTCCGGCACCGATCTGGACGACCCGGAAGCGCCGGTGGCCGCGGATCCGGCCGCTCCCGTGCTGTGGGTGAACCCGCACCTCGGCATGACGGCCGGCAAGGCGATGGCGCAGGCCGGTCATGCCGCCCAACTGGCCTGGTGGGAACTGACCGGCGAGGAGCAGGCAGCCTGGCGCGACGCCGGCTTCCCGCTCGCCGTGCGGACGGCCGCCCCGGCCCGCTGGCCGGAGCTGACGGACAGCGGGCTGCCGGTGGTCCGGGACGCGGGGTTCACGGAGATCGCCCCCGGGCCGACCTTCGCGGTGGAGGGGGTCGACCGTATCCGCGCCCTCGCGCGTGCGGGACGGCCCTAGGGCGGGGCGTCAGGTCGTGATGGTGGTGACGGCGTCGACGCCGTAGGTGCGCGCGTAGCCGTTCTCGGTGCCGACGAGGAGGTCGACGACCTCGAACCAGCGGTCCCAGAAGGGGGTTTCCCGCAGGGCGTCGACGAGGAGCTGGTAGGCGTGGTGGTCGTCGGCCTCCCAGACCCAGACGTCGGTGACGCGCGCGGAGTAGAACTCCGTGTCGTAGAAGCGTGACCGGACGCCCGTGGTCCTGGCCTTGACCACGGGGACGACCTCGGTGGCGAGGGCGTTCACGCGCTCCCCGGGTGTCATGGCGAGCCATTCGGGTGTGGTCTTGACGAGCATGAAAGCCGTCACGGGCGCGGTGGTTTCCTCGGTGGACATGGTGGCTCCTTCGGTGTGGGTGGGTGGGGTCAGCTCCGGACCGCGGGATCGAGGGTCTCGGCGCACCACCGCGCGAACGTGGTGGGGGTCGCGGTGTCCGGGGTGCGGACGGCACCGGCGTCGAGGCCCTCGTCCTTGGCCCGCTTCATGTCGGCGACGCCCTGGACGAACGCCTCGTCGAGGCCGTGGCCGGCGAGGGTGGCGCGCAGGTCGTCGAGCGTCTGGCGTGCGTAGCGGACGGGGCGGCCCAACCGCTCGCTCATGACGCGGGCGAGATCGTCCGGCGAGAGATCCTCGGGGCCGAGGACCGGGACGCTGTCCGTGCCGGTCCAGGAGCGGTCCAGCAGCAGGCGGGCCGCGACGGCGGCGATGTCGGCGACCGCGACGAGCGGGGCCTTGCGGCCGGCGGCGACGGTGTCGGTGAAGACGCCCCTCTCGCGGATCGCGTCGGCCTCCTCCAGGAGGTTCTCGAAGAACGACGGGCAGGCGAGGGCCCGGTGGGCGACGCCGGTGCCCGCGATGAGGTCGTCCATGGCGAGGGAGGCGGTGACCAGTCCGGCGCGGTCGGCGAGCGGGGTGCCGCGGCCGAGCGCGGAGACGCCGACGACATGGCCGACGCGGTGGGCGGCGAGCGCCTTCGTGGCGGGGAGGGTGAAGCCGGAGTAGGCGTCGTACGGGGTCCGGGAGGAGTCCGGGGGCACGAGCCAGAAGACGGCGTCCGCGCCTTCGAAGGCCCGGTCGACGACCTCGGCGTCGCCGTGCGAGCCGGTGACCACCTCGACGCGGTCGCGCACGGTGCCGGGGAGCCGGGCGGGGTCGCGTACGACCACGCGCAGTTCCTCGCCCCGGGCGGGGGCGGAGTCCAGGAGCAGCGGCAGCAGACAGCGGCCGATGTTCCCGGTGGGAGCGGTGATGACGATCATGGAGAACCTCACGGATCGGGTGCCGGATCGGTGGTCCTCATCCTCCGGAGCCCAACACCGTTGCCACAATGGGAACTTCAGCAAGGGATCATTGCCCGGAATGGAATTACTCTGGTGAACAGCCCGGACCCGGTCATCGACGCGAATCTCGCCGTGGCCCTGCACGCCCTGCTCGACGAGCAGAGCGTCACCCGCGCCGCCGCGCGCCTGCACACCTCCCCCGCGGCCATGAGCCGCGCCCTCGCCCGGCTCCGCCGTCTCCTCCATGACCCCCTGCTGGTGCGGGCGGGGCAGACCATGGTCCCCACCCCCCGTGCCCAGGCGCTGCGTGAGGAGGCCGCCGCGGTGGTGCACCGCCTCGGGGCACTGCTCGGCCCCGGCGCCGAGGCCGACCCCGCCACCCTGCGCGGCACCTTCACCCTCCAGGCCTCCGACCTGCTCGCCGCGGCGCTGGGCCCCGGGCTGCTGCGCCTGGCCCGGGAGGAGGCGCCGGGTGTCTCGTTGCGGCTGCGCGCCGAGGAGCTGGAGGCCGGGCCGGCCCTCCGCGACGGCCGGATCGACCTGGAGGTCGGATCGATCGACCACGTCGACCCGGAGACCCGGGTCGAGGAGCTGGTCACGCTGCGGATGGTGGCGGCGGTCCGGCCCGGTCACCCCCTCACCCGGGAAACCCTGACCCCGGACCGGCTCGCCGCCGCCGAGCATGTCGTGGTCAGCCGCCGCGGCCGGTTCACCGGGCCCCTCGACAGCGCCCTGGCCGAGCGGAACCTCCGCCGACGGGTCAGCGCCGTCCTCCCCAGCCACCTGGCCGCACTGCACCTCGCCGCCCGCGGCGACGTCGTCTGCCTCGTCCCCGCCGCCCTGCCCGGCGACCCGCCGTCACCCGTGACCGAGGCCGCCGGCACCCTCGGTCTCGACCTGCTCGACATCCCCCTGCCGCTGCCGCCCCTGGTCATCGGCATCGCCTGGCATCCCCGCCACGCCGCCGACGGAGCGCACCGCTGGCTCCGGGACGCGGTCCGCCGGACCCTGCGCCCAAGTCCCTGACAAAGGCGCGGGCGTCCACCCGTTCGGCGCAGCCGCGGGCGCGCCGGTCGCGGGCGGGTGCTCCAGTGGGGTTACCAGACACCCGACCCAGGAGGCAGCCATGACCAGTGCCGCGCCCCCTCCCCCCGCTCCGCCCGCCCCCGACCGGACGCCCGGCGACTCCGGCAGCAGTGGCGACGCCTGGGCTGCCGGGGGTCTCACGCTCGGTGGCACCCTGATGGTCGTCTACGGCCTCTTCGCGGTGTTCCAGGGCATCGCGGCGATCGCGAACGACGAGGTGTACACGAGCTTCGGCGAGTACGTCTTCGCGTTCGACCTGACCGCGTGGGGCTGGATCCACCTCGTCGTCGGGGTGCTCGTGGTGCTGGCCGGGTTCGGCCTGTTCACCGGCGCCACCTGGGCGCGGGTCGTCGGCGCGGGCGTGGTCGGGCTGGCGCTGATCGCGAACTTCATCTGGCTGCCGTACCAGCCGTTCTGGTCGATCATCATGATCGTGACCGGCCTGTTCGTGCTGTGGTCGGTCTTCAACTACCGCGCCTCCCCACCGGCGTAGCCGCCGCCCGGGGTCAGGACGTCGGCGGCGGACGCCGGTCGCGCTGGGCGACGACCGTGTGCAGATGGCGCGTCAGCGCGGTGGCCGCCGCCGTGAGGAAGACGAACGTGTACAGGATCTGGACGACGGCCACCATGCGGGCCTCCTGCCCGCTCGGGGTGATGTCGCCGTAGCC of the Streptomyces koelreuteriae genome contains:
- a CDS encoding FAD-dependent oxidoreductase, producing MSENEQVSSSYWIQTAPDGRHPALADELDVDVAVIGAGIAGLCTAWELTRAGRSVAVLEAGRVAAGVTGHTTAKVTALHTLVYDKLRRTRGPEGARLYARSQSEAIERAAGIVEELGIDCAWETRSAYTYACDTGRVDELRAEARAAAEAGLPASFVTETGLPFPVAGAVRVTGQAQFHPRKYLLALAADLVEHGGRIYEDTAVLGLDEGEPCRLSTTTGATVRARDVVVATHYPIFDRALLFARLSPRRELVVAGTIPADQDPDGMFITPDEGIRSVRTAPHEGDRRLLVVTGEHFTPGTGDPRARFAHLTAWAREHFPDLDVTHRWATQDTDPTDTVPLVGPLHPGARHTYVATGFGGWGMSGGMMAGRLLAAQITGEECAWSGLYDPRRLRPAVREAPSFLRTQAKVAGHFVGDRLRPVPPVEALPPGEGAVVRADGHRLAVYRDDDGSLHAVSARCTHLGCLVAFNGAERAWECPCHGSRFDTDGKVIQGPATKPLERRDI
- a CDS encoding ABC transporter; its protein translation is MTALLRYHAALLLRSQRWLPPFLLYAAFLAISIQGGQPVLDSLGYAAAALLPVAAWLARICVTGEPEAARGCAAAAVGPARAHVACLLVALAGAAALGTVTTLLVTLLSDPVTSDHRARVPLAPACGAGLLATLACALLGTAVGALTSRPLLRSRGRAVLALLLAALLSLVATGSPAQAAVQGLVTGSRSGTVSLPLLPLAAAALVTAGALALAGALASRRSP
- a CDS encoding ABC transporter ATP-binding protein yields the protein MRPDLCLENAGRRYGLRGPWVLRGVDLTVAPGRLVRVEGANGTGKSTLLRLLAGIDAPSEGRITGRPRTAYVPERFPPALPFTAVGYLTHLGTVHGLSRAAAARAAGEWLERLGAAAYADTPMARLSKGSSQKVAVAQALLADPELLVLDEAWTGLDSDARAELERAVAERTAAGGSVVFVDHDPRRLAGLPDATYTVREGTLVPWDVAQPLPSGPCVTVEVQGPPDGRLPDDVRRTAASAEETEPGGYRLTVPAPHSDLLLRALLTARPPWHVVRVAPQPDAPGSSR
- a CDS encoding peptidyl-tRNA hydrolase, giving the protein MGPILHDLAAGTLGFVSEDPTPVSDSPFRSETSVRDTAPQFVLPLVVRIERGDPPVRTDALETAARAVLTILGDERSAGDGEWARAMRDWQDARIRKVVRRARGAEWRRAEALPGITVTGESAEVRVFPPVPLDGWPKDLARLQVSGTDLDDPEAPVAADPAAPVLWVNPHLGMTAGKAMAQAGHAAQLAWWELTGEEQAAWRDAGFPLAVRTAAPARWPELTDSGLPVVRDAGFTEIAPGPTFAVEGVDRIRALARAGRP
- a CDS encoding darcynin family protein codes for the protein MSTEETTAPVTAFMLVKTTPEWLAMTPGERVNALATEVVPVVKARTTGVRSRFYDTEFYSARVTDVWVWEADDHHAYQLLVDALRETPFWDRWFEVVDLLVGTENGYARTYGVDAVTTITT
- a CDS encoding NAD(P)H-binding protein; this translates as MIVITAPTGNIGRCLLPLLLDSAPARGEELRVVVRDPARLPGTVRDRVEVVTGSHGDAEVVDRAFEGADAVFWLVPPDSSRTPYDAYSGFTLPATKALAAHRVGHVVGVSALGRGTPLADRAGLVTASLAMDDLIAGTGVAHRALACPSFFENLLEEADAIRERGVFTDTVAAGRKAPLVAVADIAAVAARLLLDRSWTGTDSVPVLGPEDLSPDDLARVMSERLGRPVRYARQTLDDLRATLAGHGLDEAFVQGVADMKRAKDEGLDAGAVRTPDTATPTTFARWCAETLDPAVRS
- a CDS encoding LysR family transcriptional regulator; its protein translation is MNSPDPVIDANLAVALHALLDEQSVTRAAARLHTSPAAMSRALARLRRLLHDPLLVRAGQTMVPTPRAQALREEAAAVVHRLGALLGPGAEADPATLRGTFTLQASDLLAAALGPGLLRLAREEAPGVSLRLRAEELEAGPALRDGRIDLEVGSIDHVDPETRVEELVTLRMVAAVRPGHPLTRETLTPDRLAAAEHVVVSRRGRFTGPLDSALAERNLRRRVSAVLPSHLAALHLAARGDVVCLVPAALPGDPPSPVTEAAGTLGLDLLDIPLPLPPLVIGIAWHPRHAADGAHRWLRDAVRRTLRPSP
- a CDS encoding DUF7144 family membrane protein, with the protein product MTSAAPPPPAPPAPDRTPGDSGSSGDAWAAGGLTLGGTLMVVYGLFAVFQGIAAIANDEVYTSFGEYVFAFDLTAWGWIHLVVGVLVVLAGFGLFTGATWARVVGAGVVGLALIANFIWLPYQPFWSIIMIVTGLFVLWSVFNYRASPPA